In Besnoitia besnoiti strain Bb-Ger1 chromosome IX, whole genome shotgun sequence, a single genomic region encodes these proteins:
- a CDS encoding MIZ/SP-RING zinc finger domain-containing protein (encoded by transcript BESB_015420) — MGNQPSACSGESGRSDHEWDEGEEVSNSFCTPSRSFPVGLVRRRSGSAPGQARKRSPSFCTASGDATEIAVSISGCRDWNARDFSPLPNCNAQEQTSHVSSSPFPRELSNKHRGLGTGAPARRCYGASTECRQCRETEASQRRRDDDEAFFSPSSSPRSKRRFQSPPERESSTRRELDAARRRSHGTNGFDERWNERERAAAVSSTWRAAEDLADARSLEDCLQRQERPRVHTDGSRKKNDAEGHHGCHSHAELGRAQTAYGDEPPLGYGLRKRTRQMREEEERNQQLKRRLCEVEDDQNRAGGADEAWREHCGSSRRNAAESPHDEGGLRREQSQSWPHRDCARENDQSERGPSHSSHASQDFSSGSGRDVAEEAEEKRRGYEGRGGTWIPYTPIDDRRGSHPRGDCSRARSFHNLSPEKATRDFARGKEAAQLGPDDGGLEAPSSQHALRPSPRVRECGLPEDETHAVSPHSLRFRARRGHGSVDWASTEMWMRGDASRSEHGSPCRDSCAQQTSRSLVGGHASSLYAHVRHKVPSHRVPSSAGRRTTSESGVRRVGGFFSCFEGSPSDNAHARGERDAVAGEETPQGRVVDRRSLEADGLLEVKNMNEVADKPAGAGGGTLDAWTERLEEALQQLMTQQRMARLAQNTWKLHGKEISLLNARALCLCEEMFSGHKGTLDAFFSGRDAAWLVTASQFAEEQAGAGREYERLKNSVLRCAHCRVSVHALCGAVATMFPRRRHRFYCCVCRLLLFDPSSEVTWCSSITSLACPPHHASGEDPDAPPALAPSAAGRCVLPFSYSPVLQRELAASPAAALELRFFPMDDPTCGRHRPYLPDRLQIFFNPPIRALGSAGTETWALSRRRGYRPETEEERTKRDAFVSYSFAEAARGTGRSGPAAPAHRMSPRRNREESEATRSSAAGFDCSIPDFQAIYDPVVPHLHPKPPLYLADIKRHAKPKNGMNYVVARGQHREGRLFLAQLVCSLPVEESQLLEAIVQRRSLPIPYCTDFLKWLVAQQARCPSTSSDIVEVFNESQRAVRVFEERKAGTSDGRGIRRSSASLTATRGTRDSHGSTDVQSEDFGEDGLACNTESSEPQPKRSFWSAIIERLPGFKRRKKEPSPQVNTTSASAPASSPVLTLSLFSDDIAGRLRTPVRSVHCRHPECFDLQFYVRTNYLRHCGKSSWKCPLCEEYAFPHELYVDTLVQEILHMTNFAPPKRKAKTVSFHSLGLEKYVISQYVEDEFEDLSAELSGW, encoded by the exons ATGGGGAACCAGCcatccgcctgcagcggcgagagtGGACGGAGCGACCACGAGTGGGACGAAGGTGAGGAAGTGTCGAACTCGTTCTGCACGCCCAGCAGGAGCTTCCCTGTCGGGCtggtgcgccgccgcagcggcagcgccccgGGGCAGGCTAGGAAGCGTTCGCCTTCGTTTTGTACCGCTTCTGGCGATGCAACAGAGATCGCGGTGTCCATTTCTGGGTGCCGTGACTGGAATGCGAGGGATTTTTCGCCGCTACCGAACTGCAACGCGCAAGAGCAGACTTCCCatgtctcctcctcgccatTTCCGCGCGAGCTTTCGAATAAACATCGCGGGCTCGGCACAGGGGCCCCGGCACGCAGGTGCTACGGTGCCTCGACAGAGTGCCGGCAATGCCGAGAGACGGAAGCGTCTCAAAGGAGACGGGATGACGACGAGGCGTTTTTctccccctcttcttctccacGGAGTAAGCGGCGTTTCCAGTCGCCGCCCGAGAGAGAGTCCTCAACTCGGAGAGAGCTAgatgcagcgaggcggcgctcacACGGCACAAACGGCTTCGACGAACGCTGGaacgagagggagagagcggcagctgTCAGTTCAAcgtggcgagcggcggaggaccTGGCAGACGCCCGCTCTCTCGAAGACTGCCTGCAACGTCAGGAGCGGCCGCGAGTGCACACGGACGGCAGCCGAAAAAAAAATGACGCGGAAGGCCATCATGGGTGCCACAGCCATGCAGAATTGGGTCGGGCTCAAACTGCGTACGGAGACGAACCTCCGTTGGGGTATGGACTGCGGAAGAGAACGCGCCAGatgcgcgaagaagaagagaggaaccagcagctgaagcggcgGCTGTGTGAGGTGGAAGATGACCAAAATCGAGCCGGCGGGGCTGACGAAGCATGGAGAGAGCATTGCGGATCCTCTCGAAGGAATGCTGCAGAGTCGCCGCATGATGAAGGGGGACTACGTAGAGAGCAGAGCCAGAGCTGGCCTCATCGAGACTGTGCGCGAGAAAACGATCAGTCCGAAAGAGGGCCCTCTCATTCAAGTCACGCGTCACAGGACTTCTCCAGCGGGTCAGGGCGTGACGTGGCagaagaggccgaggagaagagacgaggcTACGAGGGTCGTGGAGGAACCTGGATACCGTACACGCCGATCGATGATCGCCGTGGGTCGCATCCCCGCGGAGATTGTTCGAGGGCGCGAAGTTTCCACAATTTGTCGCCTGAAAAAGCAACCAGGGATTTCGCCCGAggaaaggaggcggcgcagctgggGCCTGACGATGGAGGCCTGGAAGCTCCGTCCTCGCAGCACGCTCTCCGGCCGTCACCCCGAGTTCGCGAGTGTGGACTTCCCGAAGACGAGACTCATGCCGTCTCGCCTCATTCGTTGCGGTTTAGGGCACGCCGGGGCCATGGTAGCGTCGACTGGGCCTCCACGGAGATGTGGATGCGTGGGGACGCCAGTAGGAGTGAACACGGGTCTCCCTGTCGAGATTCGTGTGCACAGCAGACAAGCAGATCACTCGTCGGAGGgcacgcgtcgtcgctctaTGCTCACGTTCGTCATAAAGTGCCTTCGCATCGCGTGCCGTCTTCCGCGGGACGAAGAACGACATCCGAAAGTGGCGTAAGGCGGGTCGGAGGGTTCTTCTCTTGTTTCGAGGGAAGTCCGTCGGACAACGCACATGCAcgtggagagcgagacgccgtggctggcgaagagacgccgcagggaaGAGTCGTGGATCGACGGTCTCTCGAGGCAGACGGCCTACTGGAAGTGAAGAACATGAATGAGGTGGCAGACAAGCCGGCCGGAGCTGGCGGGGGAACGCTCGATGCCTGGACCGAAAgactggaggaggcgctgcagcagcttaTGACCCAGCAGCGGATGGCGCGGCTAGCACAGAACACGTGGAAACTCCACGGCAAGGAAATTAGTCTTCTCAACGCACGAGCATTGTGTCTTTGTGAG GAAATGTTCAGCGGCCACAAAGGGACTCTCGATGCTTTTTTCTCTGGTCGCGATGCCGCCTGGCTGGTGACTGCATCCCAGTTTGCCGAAGAACaagccggcgccggcagggaGTACGAAAGACTGAAAAACTCTGTG CTCCGGTGCGCACACTGCCGCGTATCCGTCcacgccctctgcggcgcggtcgccacCATGttccctcgtcgccgccaccgGTTCtactgctgcgtctgcagactTCTTCTTTTT GACCCCAGCAGCGAGGTAACGTGGTGCTCGTCGATTACGTCCCTCGCTTGTCCGCCGCACCATGCGTCAGGGGAAGACCCTGATGCGCCGCCGGCATTAGCCCCGTCTGCAGCGGGTCGGTGCGTGCTCCCGTTTAGTTACTCTCCCGTCTTGCAGAGGGAGCTGGCTGCGagccctgccgccgctctcgagctccgcttcttccccaTGGACGACCCCACGTGCGGGCGACACCGACCCTACCTTCCTGACCGGCTCCAAATCTTCTTCAACCCCCCAATTCGAGCCCTGGGCTCAGCTGGGACAGAGACCTGGGCCTtgtcgaggagacgcggctaCCGtccagagacagaagaagaacgaACCAAGAGAGATGCATTCGTTAGCTATTCGTTCGCAG AAGCAGCAAGAGGCACTGGTAGGAGTGGACCTGCCGCTCCGGCTCACAGAATGAGCCCTCGAAGAAACCGAGAAGAGTCGGAAGCGACCCGTTCTTCGGCGGCTGGCTTCGACTGCTCCATCCCGGATTTCCAGGCTATCTACGACCCTGTCGTTCCGCACTTGCATCCCAAGCCTCCGCTGTATCTCGCCGATATCAAGCGCCACGCAAAGCCAAAGAATGGCATGAACTACGTAGTG GCTCGCGGCCAGCATCGGGAAGGAcgtctttttctcgctcAGCTCGTTTGTTCCCTTCCTGTGGAGGAGAGCCAGCTGCTCGAGGCTATCGTCCAGCGCCGGTCTCTCCCCATCCCGTACTGCACAGATTTC CTGAAGTggctcgtcgcgcagcaggctCGATGCCCTTCAACGTCATCTGACATCGTCGAGGTCTTTAATGAAAGTCAGAGAGCGGTGCGGGTCTtcgaggagaggaaagcggGCACGTCCGACGGGCGTGGTATTCGGCGATCTTCAGCAAGCCTGACAGCAACGAGAGGCACTCGCGACAGCCATGGAAGCACCGACGTCCAGAGCGAAGACTTTGGTGAAGATGGACTCGCCTGCAATACAGAATCAAGCGAGCCACAGCCCAAGCGCAGTTTCTGGTCAGCCATCATCGAGAGGCTTCCAGGGTTCaagcgaagaaagaaag AACCGAGCCCGCAAGTAAACACGACGAGTGCaagcgcgcctgcctcgtctcccgtCCTCACGCTCTCTCTTTTCAGCGACGACATTGCTGGGCGACTAAGGACGCCTGTGCGCTCTGTCCACTGCCGGCATCCCGAGTGTTTCGATTTGCAGTTTTACGTCCGAACCAACTATCTACGTCACTGCGGGAAGTCCAGCTGGAAGTGTCCGTTGTGCGAAGAGTACGCGTTCCCTCACGAGCTCTACGTTGACACCTTGGTTCAGGAGATCCTCCATATGACGAATTTCGCCCCGCCTAAACGCAAGGCGAAGACCGTATCTTTCCACTCCCTGGGCTTGGAGAAGTATGTTATTTCTCAGTACGTGGAGGACGAATTTGAGGACCTCAGCGCCGAGCTTTCTGGCTGGTAG